A stretch of Triticum aestivum cultivar Chinese Spring chromosome 1D, IWGSC CS RefSeq v2.1, whole genome shotgun sequence DNA encodes these proteins:
- the LOC123182458 gene encoding probable sugar phosphate/phosphate translocator At2g25520: MAGGGGAGGLSESVMRKVLLSYCYVAVWIFLSFAVIVYNKYILDPKMYNWPFPISLTMVHMSFCSSLAVGLVRVLRVVEPPSSPPMTPQLYTSSVVPIGALYAMSLWFSNSAYIYLSVSFIQMLKALMPVAVYSIGVLFKKETFRSSSMLNMLSISFGVAIAAYGEARFDLRGVALQLAAVAFEATRLVLIQILLTSKGISLNPITSLYYVAPCCLCFLLVPWIFVELPRLRAVGTFQPDFFIFGTNSLCAFALNLAVFLLVGKTSALTMNVAGVVKDWLLIAFSWSVIRDTVTPINLFGYGIAFLGVGYYNHIKLQALKAKEAQKKSAQADEEAGSLLQERDSHSDRKSENQA; this comes from the coding sequence atggccggcggcgggggcgcCGGCGGCTTGTCGGAGTCGGTGATGCGGAAGGTGCTGCTGTCCTACTGCTACGTGGCGGTGTGGATCTTCCTCTCCTTCGCCGTCATCGTCTACAACAAGTACATCCTCGACCCCAAGATGTACAACTGGCCCTTCCCCATCTCGCTCACCATGGTGCACATGAGCTTCTGCTCCTCGCTCGCCGTCGGGCTCGTCCGCGTCCTGCGCGTCGTCGAGCCGCCCTCCTCCCCGCCCATGACGCCGCAGCTCTACACCTCCTCCGTCGTGCCCATCGGCGCGCTCTACGCCATGTCGCTCTGGTTCTCCAACTCGGCATACATCTACCTCTCCGTCTCCTTCATCCAGATGCTCAAGGCGCTCATGCCCGTCGCCGTCTACTCCATCGGCGTCCTCTTCAAGAAGGAGACCTTCCGCTCCTCCTCCATGCTCAACATGCTCTCCATCTCCTTCGGCGTCGCCATCGCCGCCTACGGCGAGGCCAGGTTCGACCTCCGCGGCGTCGCGCTCCagctcgccgccgtcgccttcgAGGCCACCCGCCTCGTCCTCATCCAGATCCTGCTCACCTCCAAGGGCATCTCGCTCAACCCCATCACCTCGCTCTACTACGTCGCGCCCTGCTGCCTCTGCTTCCTGCTCGTGCCCTGGATCTTCGTCGAGCTGCCCAGGCTGCGCGCCGTCGGCACCTTCCAGCCCGACTTCTTCATCTTCGGCACAAACTCGCTCTGCGCCTTTGCGCTCAACCTTGCGGTGTTCCTGCTCGTCGGCAAGACCTCCGCGCTCACCATGAATGTTGCGGGAGTGGTCAAGGACTGGCTGTTGATTGCCTTCTCCTGGTCCGTGATCCGGGACACGGTCACCCCCATCAACCTCTTCGGCTACGGCATCGCCTTCCTAGGGGTTGGCTACTACAACCATATCAAGCTGCAGGCGCTCAAGGCCAAGGAGGCGCAGAAGAAGTCCGCGCAGGCCGATGAGGAGGCTGGCTCCCTGTTGCAGGAGCGCGATAGCCACAGTGATCGCAAGAGCGAGAACCAGGCATAG